TCGCCCTAGTAGGCAAGGGAATCACTTTCGATACCGGCGGTATTTCCCTCAAGCCGGGCGCCAAGATGTGGGACATGATTTCTGACATGGGCGGTTCCGCTGCAATGGCCGCGGCCATCATCGCTGCGGCAAAGCTGAATCTGAAGGTGGGCATCACCGCTACCCTGCCGCTGGCAGAAAACATGCCGGGCAGCGATGCCACCCGCCCGGGTGACGTCATCACCCACTACGGCGGCATTACCTCCGAGGTTCTCAACACTGATGCGGAGGGCCGCCTCGTGCTTGCCGACGCCATTGCGCGCGCCAGCGAGGACAAGCCCGATTACCTCATCGAAACCGCGACCTTGACCGGTGCCCAGATGGTCGCCCTGGGTGAGCGCACCGCCGGCGTGATGGGCTCGGAAGAATTCCGCGATCGCATGGCCGAGATTGGCCGCGAGGTGGGCGAAAAGGCATGGGCCATGCCTTTGCTAGAGGAACACGAGGAATCCGTGAAGTCCGCCAGCGCCGATATCCGAAATATCAACGCCAAGCGTGAGGGCGGCATGGAATACGCCGGCACCTACCTCCAGCACTTCGTGGGCGAGGGAATCGAATGGGCTCATATCGACGTGGCAGGCCCTTCCTTCAACACCACGGGCGCTTATGGATACACCCCGAAGATGGGCACCGGCGTACCCACCCGCACGGTAATTGCCGCCCTGCGCGAGATTGCTGAATCAAAGTAGCACCACAACAGGCTTAGTGCGTTTAGAATCCTAGAGGCATGAAGCCTGCTTTAATCATCGTTGACGTACAACATGACTTCTGCCCCGGCGGCGCCTTAGGCACTGAGCGGGGCAATGAGGTTGCTGCAAAAATCGCCTCCCTGCAACAGGACTACGAAACCGTCGTAGCCACGCAGGATTGGCATATCGATCCGGGTTCTCACTTTTCAAAGGACCCGGATTTTGTCGATTCTTGGCCGGTGCACTGCGTAGCCGAGTCCCACGGGGCGGCCATGCATGAGGCCATCGGGCCGGCGCAAGCCTACTTCCGCAAGGGAGAATACACCGCCGCCTATTCCGGATTCGAAGGCGCTGCGAACGGCACCTTGCTCGCCGACTGGTTGCGCGAGCATCAGATAGACGCCGTGGACATCGTGGGCATTGCCACCGATCACTGCGTGCGTGCCACGGCTGCCGACGCCCTTAAAGAAGGCTTTACCGTCCGCGTACTGCGTGAATATTGCTCCCCAGTGGACGAAGCCCGCGGCGAAGCCGCGTTGCAAGAGTTGGCCGCTGCCGGCGCCACCATCTGCTAAACACAGGAAAACGCCTACGGCCCTCGAACCGAATCTGGTCCGAGGGCCGCTGGCGTCTCTCTACAAGGTGTTTCCATGTATCGGCTAAAGTAGCCGCCCTCTGGAAACGGGAGGGGTTCTCTCTATCTCTCTCGCATGCGCTCTCTCAAACGCATGAATTAAGTATGGAATGCCGATATTGGATCCGGGTGTCAAGTACCTGAAAGTTTCCTGTTGAATTGTGCCACCAAGGCTCCTACTACCTCACCTCGGCAAATGCGTCTCCACCAAATTGGCGAAAGCTCTGCGCTACGCGAGACGATTGTTATAGGGTGATCTGCGTCCCCACGGGTGCCCGAGCACGGGCTGAGAGTGCGCTAAAGCTGCGCATAGACCGTTCGAACCTGTTTGGTTAATACCTACGAAGGAAGAGAGGAGCGCTTGCCATGACGGCTGCCCCAGAAAACCACCCTAAGCATTCCTATTCCCCCATTCACCACGACGGTCTAGAAGTTCCAGAGACCGAAATCCAACTGGATGATTCCCCACAAGGCCCCAATGAGCCCTTCCGCGTCTACCGCACGCGTGGGCCAGAATGCGCACCTGAAGTGGGGCTACCGACCCTGCGCAGCGAGTGGATTAGCGAGCGCGGAGATACCAAAGAGTACGCCGGTCGCGGCCGCGAGCTGGCTGACGATGGACGTGCCGCACAGCGCCGCGGGGCGTCTTCCCAAGAGTGGAAAGGCTCTAAGCGCCCGCCGCTTAAGGCTCAGCCTGGGCGCCGCGTAACTCAAATGCACTACGCTCGCCAAGGAATCATCACCCGCGAAATGGAATTCGTAGCACTGCGTGAGCACTGCGATCCGGAATTCGTTCGCGCTGAGGTAGCTCGCGGCCGCGCCATTATCCCTAATAATGTCAACCACCCCGAGTCTGAGCCCATGATCATTGGGCGAAAATTTCTCACCAAAATCAACGCCAATATTGGAAACTCCGCGGTTACCTCCTCCATCGAGGAAGAAGTGTCCAAACTGCGCTGGGCTACCCAGTGGGGCGCGGACACCGTAATGGATCTTTCCACTGGTGACGATATCCACACCACCCGCGAGTGGATTCTGCGCAATTCCCCAGTTCCCATTGGCACCGTGCCTATTTACCAAGCATTGGAAAAAGTCAATGGCGTGGCAGAGGATCTGACCTGGGAAATATTCCGCGATACCGTCATCGAGCAATGCGAACAGGGTGTGGACTATATGACCATTCACGCCGGTGTGCTCTTGGCGTATGTACCGCTAGCAAGCAATCGCGTGACCGGCATTGTCAGCCGCGGTGGCTCCATCATGGCGGGATGGTGCCTTGCTCACCACAAAGAGTCATTTCTGTACGAGCACTTCGATGAGCTGTGCGAGATTTTCGCTCAATACGATGTTGCATTTTCGCTTGGCGACGGCCTGCGCCCCGGCAGCCTTGCCGATGCCAACGACGCCGCCCAATTTGCAGAGCTAAAGACTATCGGCGAGCTTACCCGCCGCGCCTGGGAGTATGACGTCCAAGTCATGGTGGAAGGCCCCGGACACGTGCCGCTCAACATGATTCAAGAAAACAACGAACTCGAACAGGACTGGGCTTCAGATGCCCCCTTCTATACCCTCGGCCCTCTAGTTACCGATATCGCCCCTGGCTATGATCACATCACTTCTGCCATCGGTGCCGCCCATATCGCAATGGGTGGTACAGCCATGTTGTGCTATGTCACGCCGAAGGAGCACTTGGGACTGCCCAACCGCGATGATGTAAAAACTGGCGTCATTACTTATAAGATTGCGGCGCATTCAGCGGACGTTGCCAAGGGACATCCAGGCGCCCGCGCTTGGGACGATGCCATGAGCAAGGCCCGCTTTGAATTTCGCTGGAATGACCAATTTGCGCTCTCCCTCGACCCAGAGACCGCGCAGGCCTATCACGATGAAACGTTGCCTGCTGAGCCAGCAAAGACCGCACACTTTTGTTCCATGTGTGGGCCGAAGTTCTGCTCCATGCGCATTAGCCAAGACATCCGCGAGATGTTCGGCGGGCAAATGGCCGAGCTGGGCATGCCGACGCTGGGCGACCAGGTCCGCGCGGCAGCCCACGGCTCAGCACCAGAGGAAGGTATGCAGGAAAAATCCGCCGAATTCCGCCGCAACGGGTCTCAAATTTATTTACGCGAGGATGCTGACCTAGCTTAGCTCTCGCCCTGTATCGGGATTTTCGCCGCGCTCAAATCGGGCGCGGCGTTGCCTTTGCTCTTCCCTTTTGCGCAAGATGCGCTGCCTTTCCATGCGATCGCGCATGCGCTGCGGATAGCCGGTTTCTTCTACATCATAAATATCGCAGCTCAATAGTTTGGCCACCGCATCTATGCCTTTCGGCCCGCCAATACGGCGCCGGATAAAATCGCCGTTTTCATCCACAACGACAACGGACATCTCATTGACTACCGTTTCCGGCTCCACAAAGGCTTCTATAAAAGCCTTTCCGGCGGCCCATTGTTGCAGATCCTGCGCGTCTTCCGGGCGGACGGTCTCCCCCGGTCCGCGGGGTGGTCGCAGCGACGATCTGGACTTATTGCGGCGGAAAGGGTTGAACATAATTGCCTAGCTTACCCGGAAGGAGGGTAGTTACTAACCCCACATCTGCACGAGGGTGAGCATCACGCTGTAAGATTGTCGGGTAGCGATAGAACACTTCCAACTTTCGAGGAGTCTTATAACTCATGGCGAACTCCGTTGAGATGCCCGAGCTGGGCGAATCCGTAACCGAAGGCACCATCACGCAGTGGCTCAAGTCCGTCGGCGATACCGTCGAGGTAGACGAACCACTGCTCGAGGTCTCCACAGATAAGGTCGATACCGAAATCCCCTCCCCCGTAGCCGGCACCATTATTGAAATTAAGGCTGACGAGGATGACACCATCGAGGTTGGCGAGGTCATCGCCATCATCGGTGACGAGGATGAGGCAGGCTCCGCATCCAACGACTCCTCCGCTGATAAGGGCGAGGAAAAAGCAGAAGAAAAGAAGGAAGAGCCGAAGGCTGACTCCTCCAACGGCGGCTCCGGCGACGCAGCCGACGTGGAAATGCCAGAACTCGGCGAATCCGTCACCGAAGGCACCATCACCCAGTGGCTGAAGTCCGTTGGCGACACCGTCGAGGTAGACGAACCACTGCTCGAGGTCTCCACCGACAAGGTCGACACCGAAATTCCTTCCCCAGTAGCAGGCACCCTGGTAGAAATCCTCGCCGACGAGGACGACACCATCGAGGTCGGCGAAGTCATCGCCCGCATCGGCGACGAAAACGCCACCGCATCCTCCTCCGAGGCCAAGCCAGAGCCACAGGAAGAAAAGAAGGAAGAGCCAAAGGCCGAAGAAAAGGAAGAGCCGAAGGCTGACTCCTCCAACGGCGGCTCCGGCGACGCAGCCGACGTGGAAATGCCAGAACTCGGCGAGTCCGTCACCGAGGGCACCATCACCCAGTGGCTCAAGTCCGTCGGCGACACCGTCGAGGTAGACGAACCACTGCTCGAGGTCTCCACCGACAAGGTCGACACCGAAATTCCTTCCCCAGTAGCAGGCACCCTGGTAGAAATCCTCGCCGACGAGGACGACACCATCGAGGTCGGCGAAGTCATCGCCCGCATCGGCGACGAAAACGCCACCGCATCCTCCTCCGAGGCCAAGCCAAAGCCACAGGAAGAAAAGAAGGAAGAGCCAAAGGCCGAAGAAAAGGAAGAGAAGAAGCCAGAACCGAAGGCTGAGGAGAAGAAGGAGTCCAAGCAGGATTCCTCCCTGAACACCTCTGCCAAGGTCAATAACGGCGACAACGTTCCTTATGTCACCCCGCTGGTACGCAAGCTGGCTGAAAAGCACGGCGTAGACCTCAACACCGTTGAGGGCACCGGCGTAGGCGGCCGCATCCGCAAGCAGGACGTGCTCGCCGCTGCTGGCGAGGGCGATGCACCTGCCAAGTCTGGCGCACAGTCCGATAACTCCCCACGCGCTCGTTGGTCCACCAAGTCCGTGGATCCGGCCAAGCAGGAGCTCATCGGCACCACCCAGAAGGTCAACCGCATCCGCGAAATCACCGCCGCCAAGATGGTCGAGGCGCTGCAGATTTCCGCGCAGCTGACCCACGTCCAGGAAGTCGACATGACTGCCATCTGGGATATGCGCAAGAAGAACAAGCAGGCGTTCATCGACAAGCACGGTGCCAACCTGTCCTTCCTGCCATTCATCGTGAAGGCTACCGCCGAGGCTCTGGTCTCCCACCCGAACGTCAATGCGTCCTACAACCCAGAGACCAAGGAGATGACCTACCACTCGGACGTCAACATCGCTATCGCCGTTGACACCCCGAAGGGCCTGCTCACCCCGGTCATCCACAAGGCACAGGACATGACCCTGCCGCAGATCGCTCAGCAGATTGCAGAGCTGGCCGATAAGGCCCGCAATAACAAGCTGAAGCCGAACGATCTCACCGGTGCTACCTTCACCGTGACCAACATCGGCTCCGAGGGCGCCATGCTCGATACCCCGATCTTGGTTCCGCCACAGGCCGGCATCCTGGGCACCGCGGCTATTGAAAAGCGCCCGGTCGTTGTCAACGAGAATGGCCAGGACGCCATCGCCATCCGCCAGATGTGCTACCTGCCATTCACCTACGATCACCAGGTAGTGGACGGTGCGGACGCAGGCCGCTTCATCACCACCATCAAGGACCGCCTGCAGACCGCAGACTTCCAGGCAGACCTCGAAGTCTAAAGGTTCTATCGCCGCTTAAAGCCTCTTAGCCCCACTGCGGGGCTAAGAGGCTTTAGCTATATCTGGGGTGCCAAGTGGGGGTGACGGATCCGAAAACGCCGGACTAATCCATCCCTTTTTATTCGAGGTGTTGAGGGAGCCTCGCCCCTAAGCCCATGGTGAGCGCACTGGGCGCAGTTCTATACAGTGACGCGCTGCATAAAAGTTTCCAAAGGGGGATCGGTTCACCGATTGTTAAACATATAATTGGGGCGGTTACAGCCACTGTCCCCCTATTAAGGAGTCTCACTGACATGGAATTCATCTCCCGCCACCTAGGGCCGGATTCTGCGGAGCAGGCCACCATGCTTGCGAAGGTAGGCTACGACAGCGTGGACGCGCTGGTCGATGCCGCCATTCCCTCAAAGATCCGCGCCGCAGAACTGCCTCAGCTTCCTGAGGCACTCTCGGAAGATGAAGCGCAGGCTACATTGCGGGAGTACGCCAACCAGAACACCGTGCTGAAGTCCTTCTACGGACAAGGCTTTTCTGACACCCTCACCCCCGCGGTCATCCGTCGCGGTTTATTGGAAGATGCGGGATGGTACACCGCCTATACCCCGTATCAGCCAGAGATCTCCCAGGGTCGTCTTGAAGCGCTATTGAACTTCCAGACCATGATTGAGTCCCTGTCCGGACTGCCCATCGCGAATGCTTCTTTGCTGGACGAGGCCTCCGCCACCGCGGAAGCCGTGGGGCTTATGTCCCGCGCGGTCAAGAAGGGTCGCCGCGTGGTGTTGGATTCTCGCCTGCACCCGCAGGTGCTTACCGTCGCCGCGGAGCGCGCCCGCGCAATTGACCTTGAGGTAGAAATCGTGGACCTGCGCGAAGGCCTCGTGGGCGAGGATCTCATCGGCGCAGTAATCGCCTACACCGGTACCGAGGGCGATATCTTTGACCCCTCCACCATCATCGAGGAGCTGCACACCCGCGGCGCTCTGGCTACCGTGGCCACCGACCCGCTTTCGCTGCTCCTGCTGGAGGCACCTGGCTCGCTGGGCGCCGATATTGTGCTCGGTTCTTCCCAGCGCTTTGGCGTTCCGCTCTTCTTCGGCGGCCCGCACGCTGCGTACATGGCGGTCACGGAAAAGCTCAAGCGCCAGATGCCTGGCCGCATCGTAGGCGTGTCCAAGGACGCGGATGGTCGCCCCGCTTACCGCCTAGCGCTGCAGACCCGCGAGCAGCACATTCGCCGTGAACGCGCTACCTCCAATATCTGTACTGCGCAGGCACTACTGGCTAATGTCGCCTCCATGTACGCCGTCTACCACGGCCCGCAAGGCCTCAAGGCCATTGCCCAGCGCGTCCACGCGCTCGCTTCCTCCTTTGCACAGTCCGTTAAGGATGCTGGAAAGCAACTCGTGTCCGAGGACTTCTTCGATACCGTTACCGTCGCCGGCGTAGACGCCGCCACCATCAAGGTTGACCTCCAGAAGGAGGGCTACCTCGTGCGCGTCATTGGCGAGGACAAGGTATCGGTGTCCTTTGGTGAGTCGGCAACCAAGGAGGACGTCGCTAAGCTCGCCCAGGCCTTCGGCGCCGAAACTGCTGAGGCCGACTTTGCCCTGCCGGAGAACCTGCAGCGCGGCGAGGAGCCGCTCCAGCACGAGATCTTCAATCGCATTCACTCCGAGACCCAGATGCTGCGCTACCTGCGCAAGCTGGCCGATAAGGACTTGGCGCTCGACCGCACCATGATTCCGCTGGGCTCCTGCACGATGAAGCTCAACCCCACCGCCGCCATGGAACCCATCTCCTGGCCGGAGTTTGCAGGCATCCACCCCTACGCACCAGAAGAAACGACCGCCGGTTGGCGCGCATTGGTAGAAGAGATTGAGGGCTGGCTGGCCGAGGTCACCGGCTACGCCAAGGTCTCCATCCAGCCCAATGCCGGCTCCCAGGGCGAGCTGGCCGGCCTCTTGGCCATCCGCCGCTACCACGTAGCCAATGGCGATAACGAGCGCGATGTAGTGCTCATCCCAGCTTCCGCGCACGGTACCAATGCGGCTTCGGCAACGCTGGCTAACCTGCGCGTTGTTGTGGTCAAGACCGCCGAGGACGGCTCTATTGACCTGGCAGATTTGGATGAGAAGATTGCCAAGCACGGCAACCACATCGCCGGCATCATGGTGACCTACCCCTCCACCCACGGCGTCTTTGACCCAGAAGTCCGCGACGTATGCGATAAGGTCCACGCGGTGGGCGGCCAGGTCTACATCGACGGCGCGAATATGAACGCGCTGACCGGCTGGGCCCGCCCAGGCCAGTTCGGCGGCGATGTTTCCCACCTCAACCTGCACAAGACCTTTACCATTCCGCATGGCGGTGGCGGCCCGGGCGTGGGTCCGGTTGCAGTGGCCGAGCACCTTATCCCCTTCTTGCCCACCAACGCCGCGGATCCGCAGCTGGATGCCACCACCGCTACCCCGGTTGGTCAGGGCGTGCCGATTACCAATACCAAGTATGGCTCGGCGGGTGTGCTGCCGATTTCCTGGGCGTACCTTGCTATGACCGGTGCACAGGGACTGGCCCAGGCCTCCGCCCACGCGATTTTGGGCGCGAACTACCTGGCCAAGTCCTTGGAAGATTCCTTCCCTGTGCTCTACACCGGCAACGCTGGCTTGGTTGCGCACGAATGCATCCTGGATCTGCGCGCGCTTACCGACGCCTCCGGGGTCACCGCCGCCGACGTAGCCAAGCGCCTCGTGGACTTTGGTTTCCATGCCCCCACCCTCGCCTTCCCGGTGGCCGGCACCCTCATGGTCGAGCCCACCGAGTCCGAAGACTTGGGCGAGCTGGATCGCTTCATTGAGGCCATGCGCACCATTCGCGCCGAGATCCAAGAGATCATCGACGGCGAGGTTTCCTACGAAGGCTCCGTTATCCACCACGCACCATTTACCGCAGAGTCCATCGGCTCCGATACGTGGGAGTACGCCTTCAGTCGCGAAAAGGCCGCGTGGCCCGTGAAGTCCCTGCGCCACAGCTACAAGTACTTCCCGCCGGTGCGCCGCATCGACGAGGCCTACGGCGACCGAAACCTGGTCTGCAGCTGCCCACCACCAGAAGCTTTCGACATCGACGATTCTGAGGAGTAACCATGACCGAACTACTCACCTCCCCGCTCCATGCTGAGCACGACAAGCTCGGCGCCACTTTCACGGCCTTCGGCCCGTGGAACATGCCCTTGAAGTACCAAAACGAGCTGGATGAGCACCGCGCGGTGCGCAGCACCGCTGGCCTCTTTGACCTATCCCACATGGGCGAAATTTGGGTCAACGGCGCCGACGCCGGCAAGTTCTTGTCCTATGCCTTCATCTCCAACTTCGAACCCCTCAAGGTGGGCAAGGCCAAGTACTCCATGATTACCGCTGAAGACGGCGGCATCATCGATGACCTGATTACCTACCGCTTTGAAGAGGACAAATTCCTCGTCGTCCCGAATGCCGGCAACGCCGATACCGTATGGGACGAGCTCAACAAGCGCGCCGAGGGCTTCGATGTTTCCCTGAAGAACGAGTCCCGTGACGTCGCCATGATCGCCGTCCAGGGCCCTAAGGCCGCAGAAATCCTCGTCCCGCTGGTAGAAGACAATAAGCAGGACGAGGTGTATAACCTCGGCTACTACGCTGCCACCATGGGCAAGGTAGCGCGCACCTTTGCCATTATCGCGCGCACCGGCTACACCGGTGAGGATGGCTTCGAGCTCATCGTGTATAACTCCGATGCCCCACAGCTGTGGGAAGAACTGCTCAAGGCCGGCGCGGAATACGACCTTAAGCCGTGTGGCCTTGCCGCCCGCGATTCCCTGCGCCTCGAGGCCGGCATGCCGCTCTACGGCAACGAGCTCTCTCGCGATATCACCCCGGTAGAGGCGGGCATGGCGCGTGCTTTTGCCAAGAAGGAGGCCGATTTCGTCGGCGCCGAGGTCATCCGCCAGCGCGCCGCCGAAGGCCCGCAGGTAGCTATCACGGGTCTTACCTCCACGCAGCGCCGCGCCGCGCGCGCCGGAGCCGAAGTATTCATGGGAGACAAGAAGGTCGGAACCGTCACCTCCGGCCAGCCTTCCCCCACCCTGGGGCACCCAGTGGCTATCGCTCTGCTGGAAACCAGCGCCGAACTCGAGCCCGGCGCCGAAGTCGAAGTAGAGATTCGCGGCAAGCGCTATCCTTTTGAAGTAACCGCGTTGCCGTTCTACAAGCGCGACAAGTAAACATCTTTTCCACCGGCCCGAAAGGACTACACCACCATGGCTACCCTTCCACAAGATTTCTCCTACTCCGAAGACCACGAGTGGGTCAACGCCACCGCTGACGCCGTCGCAGGCGCTACCGTGCGCATCGGCATTACCTCCGTCGCTGCCGATCGCCTGGGCGAGGTTGTCTTTGCCGAGCTTCCGGAGGTGGGCGACACCGTCACCGCCGGCGAGTCCTGCGGTGAGGTCGAGTCCACCAAGTCCGTCTCTGACCTCTACTCCCCTGTCACCGGCACCGTCAAGGCCGTTAACGAGGCCGTGTACGATGACTACGCGGTCATCAACAACGACCCGTTTGGTGAGGGCTGGCTCTTCGAGGTCGA
The nucleotide sequence above comes from Corynebacterium tuberculostearicum. Encoded proteins:
- a CDS encoding isochorismatase family protein; this encodes MKPALIIVDVQHDFCPGGALGTERGNEVAAKIASLQQDYETVVATQDWHIDPGSHFSKDPDFVDSWPVHCVAESHGAAMHEAIGPAQAYFRKGEYTAAYSGFEGAANGTLLADWLREHQIDAVDIVGIATDHCVRATAADALKEGFTVRVLREYCSPVDEARGEAALQELAAAGATIC
- the thiC gene encoding phosphomethylpyrimidine synthase ThiC — encoded protein: MTAAPENHPKHSYSPIHHDGLEVPETEIQLDDSPQGPNEPFRVYRTRGPECAPEVGLPTLRSEWISERGDTKEYAGRGRELADDGRAAQRRGASSQEWKGSKRPPLKAQPGRRVTQMHYARQGIITREMEFVALREHCDPEFVRAEVARGRAIIPNNVNHPESEPMIIGRKFLTKINANIGNSAVTSSIEEEVSKLRWATQWGADTVMDLSTGDDIHTTREWILRNSPVPIGTVPIYQALEKVNGVAEDLTWEIFRDTVIEQCEQGVDYMTIHAGVLLAYVPLASNRVTGIVSRGGSIMAGWCLAHHKESFLYEHFDELCEIFAQYDVAFSLGDGLRPGSLADANDAAQFAELKTIGELTRRAWEYDVQVMVEGPGHVPLNMIQENNELEQDWASDAPFYTLGPLVTDIAPGYDHITSAIGAAHIAMGGTAMLCYVTPKEHLGLPNRDDVKTGVITYKIAAHSADVAKGHPGARAWDDAMSKARFEFRWNDQFALSLDPETAQAYHDETLPAEPAKTAHFCSMCGPKFCSMRISQDIREMFGGQMAELGMPTLGDQVRAAAHGSAPEEGMQEKSAEFRRNGSQIYLREDADLA
- a CDS encoding oxidoreductase codes for the protein MFNPFRRNKSRSSLRPPRGPGETVRPEDAQDLQQWAAGKAFIEAFVEPETVVNEMSVVVVDENGDFIRRRIGGPKGIDAVAKLLSCDIYDVEETGYPQRMRDRMERQRILRKREEQRQRRARFERGENPDTGRELS
- the sucB gene encoding 2-oxoglutarate dehydrogenase, E2 component, dihydrolipoamide succinyltransferase, producing MANSVEMPELGESVTEGTITQWLKSVGDTVEVDEPLLEVSTDKVDTEIPSPVAGTIIEIKADEDDTIEVGEVIAIIGDEDEAGSASNDSSADKGEEKAEEKKEEPKADSSNGGSGDAADVEMPELGESVTEGTITQWLKSVGDTVEVDEPLLEVSTDKVDTEIPSPVAGTLVEILADEDDTIEVGEVIARIGDENATASSSEAKPEPQEEKKEEPKAEEKEEPKADSSNGGSGDAADVEMPELGESVTEGTITQWLKSVGDTVEVDEPLLEVSTDKVDTEIPSPVAGTLVEILADEDDTIEVGEVIARIGDENATASSSEAKPKPQEEKKEEPKAEEKEEKKPEPKAEEKKESKQDSSLNTSAKVNNGDNVPYVTPLVRKLAEKHGVDLNTVEGTGVGGRIRKQDVLAAAGEGDAPAKSGAQSDNSPRARWSTKSVDPAKQELIGTTQKVNRIREITAAKMVEALQISAQLTHVQEVDMTAIWDMRKKNKQAFIDKHGANLSFLPFIVKATAEALVSHPNVNASYNPETKEMTYHSDVNIAIAVDTPKGLLTPVIHKAQDMTLPQIAQQIAELADKARNNKLKPNDLTGATFTVTNIGSEGAMLDTPILVPPQAGILGTAAIEKRPVVVNENGQDAIAIRQMCYLPFTYDHQVVDGADAGRFITTIKDRLQTADFQADLEV
- the gcvP gene encoding aminomethyl-transferring glycine dehydrogenase; its protein translation is MEFISRHLGPDSAEQATMLAKVGYDSVDALVDAAIPSKIRAAELPQLPEALSEDEAQATLREYANQNTVLKSFYGQGFSDTLTPAVIRRGLLEDAGWYTAYTPYQPEISQGRLEALLNFQTMIESLSGLPIANASLLDEASATAEAVGLMSRAVKKGRRVVLDSRLHPQVLTVAAERARAIDLEVEIVDLREGLVGEDLIGAVIAYTGTEGDIFDPSTIIEELHTRGALATVATDPLSLLLLEAPGSLGADIVLGSSQRFGVPLFFGGPHAAYMAVTEKLKRQMPGRIVGVSKDADGRPAYRLALQTREQHIRRERATSNICTAQALLANVASMYAVYHGPQGLKAIAQRVHALASSFAQSVKDAGKQLVSEDFFDTVTVAGVDAATIKVDLQKEGYLVRVIGEDKVSVSFGESATKEDVAKLAQAFGAETAEADFALPENLQRGEEPLQHEIFNRIHSETQMLRYLRKLADKDLALDRTMIPLGSCTMKLNPTAAMEPISWPEFAGIHPYAPEETTAGWRALVEEIEGWLAEVTGYAKVSIQPNAGSQGELAGLLAIRRYHVANGDNERDVVLIPASAHGTNAASATLANLRVVVVKTAEDGSIDLADLDEKIAKHGNHIAGIMVTYPSTHGVFDPEVRDVCDKVHAVGGQVYIDGANMNALTGWARPGQFGGDVSHLNLHKTFTIPHGGGGPGVGPVAVAEHLIPFLPTNAADPQLDATTATPVGQGVPITNTKYGSAGVLPISWAYLAMTGAQGLAQASAHAILGANYLAKSLEDSFPVLYTGNAGLVAHECILDLRALTDASGVTAADVAKRLVDFGFHAPTLAFPVAGTLMVEPTESEDLGELDRFIEAMRTIRAEIQEIIDGEVSYEGSVIHHAPFTAESIGSDTWEYAFSREKAAWPVKSLRHSYKYFPPVRRIDEAYGDRNLVCSCPPPEAFDIDDSEE
- the gcvT gene encoding glycine cleavage system aminomethyltransferase GcvT — translated: MTELLTSPLHAEHDKLGATFTAFGPWNMPLKYQNELDEHRAVRSTAGLFDLSHMGEIWVNGADAGKFLSYAFISNFEPLKVGKAKYSMITAEDGGIIDDLITYRFEEDKFLVVPNAGNADTVWDELNKRAEGFDVSLKNESRDVAMIAVQGPKAAEILVPLVEDNKQDEVYNLGYYAATMGKVARTFAIIARTGYTGEDGFELIVYNSDAPQLWEELLKAGAEYDLKPCGLAARDSLRLEAGMPLYGNELSRDITPVEAGMARAFAKKEADFVGAEVIRQRAAEGPQVAITGLTSTQRRAARAGAEVFMGDKKVGTVTSGQPSPTLGHPVAIALLETSAELEPGAEVEVEIRGKRYPFEVTALPFYKRDK
- the gcvH gene encoding glycine cleavage system protein GcvH — protein: MATLPQDFSYSEDHEWVNATADAVAGATVRIGITSVAADRLGEVVFAELPEVGDTVTAGESCGEVESTKSVSDLYSPVTGTVKAVNEAVYDDYAVINNDPFGEGWLFEVEVDEAGELMDAAAYASANGLD